GTGGTGGCAGGCAATAACAATAGCATCGGCGTCGGCGAGAGCCTGCTCTGACCAGTCGATGCTCTTGAGCCCGAGGTTCAGACCGTTAGCAACGGGTGCTTCGGGCAGGTAGGGGTCGTGGTAGGTGATGCGGGCACCGAGTTGGCGAAGTCGGCGGATCAGTTCGTAGCTTGGTGACTCGCGGACGTCATCGACATCAGGTTTGTACGCGAGACCAAGGATCAGGATTTTGGCATCGCGAACGGAAAGGCCGGCGTCGTTGAGCGCGAGGGCGGTGCGTTCGACGACGTAGCGCGGCATGGCGTGGTTGACCTCACCGGCGAGCTCAATGAAGCGTGTGGGTTGACCCGCCGCTTTGGCACGCCAGGCCATGTAGAAGGGGTCGATCGGGATGCAGTGCCCGCCGAGGCCGGGGCCGGGGTAGAACGGTTGGAAGCCGAAGGGCTTGGTGGACGCGGCCTGGATGACTTCCCAGATATCGACGCCTATGTCGGAGAGGACAACTTTCATCTCGTTGACGAGCGCGATGTTGACGGCGCGGTAGATGTTTTCGAGGAGCTTGGCGGCCTCGGCGACTTCGGCAGAGGAGACCGGCACGACCTGATCGAAGGCCGTTTGGTAGAGCGCGGTCGCGCGACGTGTGGCTTCATCGTCGAGCCCGCCAACGAGTTTGGGGACGCTGCGGAGCGTCTGGTCCTGGCGGCCGGGGTCTTCGCGCTCGGGTGAGTAGGCGATAAAGCAATCGGAACCTGGGGTGTAGCCGTGGGCAGTGAGGATGGGGGCGACGAGGTCCCGGGTGGTGCCGGGGTAGGTCGTGGATTCGAGGACGACAAGGGCACCTCGCCTGAGTCGTTGGGCGGCGGTGGTGGCTGCCTCGATGACGTGGCTCAGGTCGGGTTCGCGGTGTGGCCCAAGAGGGGTGGGCACGGCGATGAGCACGGCGTCGGCTAGCCCGATGGCGACGGGGTCGGTGGTGGGTGTGAAGCGGCCGGAGCGGATGGCCTCAGCGACGCGGGTTTCGGGGATATGCCGGAGGGTGCTGCGGCCCTCAGCGAGCCTGGCGACCTTGGAGGCGTCGAGGTCGAAGCCAATCACCTTGAGCCCGGCTTCGGCGAGTGTGAGCGCCAGCGGGAGACCGACGTAGCCCAGGGCCATCACGGCCACGGTGGCTGGGGGGTGCAGGGCGAGGGGTTGATCAGTGTTCTCAGTCACGCCGAGGATGATAGCCCGTGTCGGGGGTGTTCTGTGATGTGTGTGGAATAGTGGGGGCATGGCCGTGGTTGACGGATTTACCCGGCTAGAGGCCGGGCATGGCAGAACGACGGACCTTGGCCTAGGATTCGTGAAACGAGAACCCCTTGCTCGCTGCGGCGGGCTGAACCTGAAGGATAGAACTATGGCCAGTGAAACTGTGCTGGAGCTCACCGATTCGAACTTTGACCAGGAAGTCATCAACAGCGATCAGCCCGTGCTGGTCGATTTCTGGGCCGAGTGGTGCCAGCCGTGCCGGATGCTCGGACCGACGATAGACGAACTGGCGACTGAGTACCAAGGCAAGGTCAAGGTTGGTAAAGTGGATACGGACAACAATCGCGACACCGCTGTGAAGTACGGCATTCAGTCGATCCCGACGGTAATGCTGTTCCAGAAGGGTGAGGTCGTGAAAAAGTTTGTCGGCCTCCAGCCAAAGCCGGCTTTCGCGGCGGAACTCGACAAGGTCTCCGGCTAAACCGCCGGTTTAACCAGCCCCCCCACCGATGCCCGCGGCGTGCTCTGCAATAGAGCCCCGCGGGCGTCTTATTTTGACCGATAGGCGATAAGCTCTGGGACAACAGTGGAGGTCCTGATGTCGACACGATTCGAGCAGACGCGGCTGGATAACGGCCTAGAAATCGTAACCGAGAGCTGGCCTTCGGCGTACACCTCGGCGATTGGGTTTTTCGTGCGTGCGGGAGCGCGTGACGAGACGCCGAAGCAGATGGGGGTGTCGCACTTTCTTGAGCACATGATGTTCAAGGGCACAGCGTCGCGGAGTGCGGAGGAGGTCAACCGGGCTTTTGATGAGGCGGGGGCGAACTACAACGCTTACACCTCGCACGAGCAGACGGTGTATTACGCGCATGTGCTACCCGAGCGGCTGGATGAAGTCACAGACCTGTTCGCGGACATGCTGCGGCCCGCG
This Phycisphaeraceae bacterium DNA region includes the following protein-coding sequences:
- a CDS encoding nucleotide sugar dehydrogenase; this encodes MTENTDQPLALHPPATVAVMALGYVGLPLALTLAEAGLKVIGFDLDASKVARLAEGRSTLRHIPETRVAEAIRSGRFTPTTDPVAIGLADAVLIAVPTPLGPHREPDLSHVIEAATTAAQRLRRGALVVLESTTYPGTTRDLVAPILTAHGYTPGSDCFIAYSPEREDPGRQDQTLRSVPKLVGGLDDEATRRATALYQTAFDQVVPVSSAEVAEAAKLLENIYRAVNIALVNEMKVVLSDIGVDIWEVIQAASTKPFGFQPFYPGPGLGGHCIPIDPFYMAWRAKAAGQPTRFIELAGEVNHAMPRYVVERTALALNDAGLSVRDAKILILGLAYKPDVDDVRESPSYELIRRLRQLGARITYHDPYLPEAPVANGLNLGLKSIDWSEQALADADAIVIACHHGWYDWSMIAQHARLIVDTRGVMRNQVNPSARIVQA
- the trxA gene encoding thioredoxin; the protein is MAVVDGFTRLEAGHGRTTDLGLGFVKREPLARCGGLNLKDRTMASETVLELTDSNFDQEVINSDQPVLVDFWAEWCQPCRMLGPTIDELATEYQGKVKVGKVDTDNNRDTAVKYGIQSIPTVMLFQKGEVVKKFVGLQPKPAFAAELDKVSG